One genomic window of Misgurnus anguillicaudatus chromosome 12, ASM2758022v2, whole genome shotgun sequence includes the following:
- the LOC141369139 gene encoding uncharacterized protein, which translates to MPRQYTRKTTWGKTPLEEMEKAFAEVKEGKKSLRAAARDRNIDKSSLLRFIKKKQKGEVKSVAWGAVAEAKRIFTDEMEEELAKHLKQLAEQFHGLPPVKCRQLAFEYAEKNNIPVPANWTKTQCAGEDWFGSFLARRHLSVQTPEATSLGRATAFNKTTVREFFDNLAVVMDRHTFPPHMIYNVDETGVFTVQKPQQVA; encoded by the exons ATGCCAAGGCAATACACCAGAAAGACAACCTGGGGAAAAACACCCCTTGAGGAGATGGAGAAGGCATTTGCTGAGGTCAAGGAAGGAAagaaatctctaagagcagctGCAAGGGATAGAAATATAGATAAGTCAAGCCTCCTAAGATTTATTAAGAAAAAACAGAAAGGGGAAGTAAAATCAGTAGCCTGGGGTGCCGTAGCTGAGGCAAAGAGAATATTCACAGATGAGATGGAGGAGGAGCTTGCCAAACACTTGAAACAACTAGCTGAACAGTTCCATGGCCTTCCTCCAGTTAAGTGCCGTCAACTGGCATTTGAGTACGCAGAGAAAAATAATATCCCTGTCCCTGCCAATTGGACAAAGACACAATGTGCAG GTGAAGATTGGTTTGGCAGCTTCCTAGCACGTCGCCATCTCTCTGTCCAAACTCCAGAGGCAACATCCCTGGGAAGGGCTACAGCCTTCAATAAAACTACAGTCAGGGAGTTCTTTGACAATCTGGCTGTAGTGATGGACAG GCATACATTCCCTCCACACATGATTTACAATGTGGATGAAACAGGCGTCTTTACAGTACAAAAGCCACAGCAGGTAGCCTAA